The Sulfolobus sp. A20 genomic interval AACACAGAATGGTAGTAGTCATAACGACAACAAAGATAAAGCAGCAGGGGATAGAAAGTCCATCTAGGTTATAGAGTAATAAAGCCCCAAACACACCGAAAAAGTCCTTCACGTTCAGCAAGGTGGAGAGTAATAGAGAGGAGATAAAACATAAGGGGATAGAGAGCACTAGCAATTATGCTCGAGGGGACACATAAGGCATCGACGATTGTTAAATGATAGAGAGCACTGGAATAAATACTTGGGGTGAAAATAAACGTCTCGACCATAGAAGGTACTGGCGATTACACTTCAGGAGGGATTAGCACTGTTAGGTCATAGATGGTACTGGAAATAATAGGTCTACCAGCTAGGTTGAACCTAGTCTGTTAGGTCATGGAAAGTACTGGGGATTATGCCCCATACCTCACGTTTAATACGGTAAGGGCATAGAAGACCTCCCATAGTCCCAGGAATTCCTCTCGTGGATAAAACAGCATAGAGATGGTGTGTGGACAACAATTTCATCCATCTCCATAAAATTCAATTTTATTCTAACTTATGCAAATAGATTTAGAGTAAATTGTGCTGAAGAATATTTTTAGTCATCTCGTCATTGGTTGAGTAAGGTGAGTGTTAGGAAATCAGACCCATTCATCTTCTCGCCATAACCCTAAAAATACTTTTCCACAATAAAGAAAATTCAATTTATATCAACCAAATTGTTGTCCACACACTAGAGATGTTACAATAGACTTTTATATACTGCTAGAGATGAAGTATATATATGTACGTGGTCGTTGCATATGACATTTCAGATGAAAAGATCAGAGGTAAGGTTAGGAGGCTACTACGCCGTTACGGTCTATCATTTATATCTAGATCAGTCTATGCAGGGAGACTCTCCTGGAATAGAGCCCTCCTCATATCGGAAAGAGTTGCTAAATATCTTGAAGAGAGAGACTCAGTGGTTATCGTTCCAGTCCAAAACGTTGACATCTCAAGAGCTCTTATCATCATCAAGGATAAGATATCGAAGAACGAACTACAGGTATACGTTGCCGGCGAGGATACTTGACGATATATCAGTGTGTGAACTCAGAGGTAAGTATACACTTGAGAAGTACTCACAAGAGAGGGATCTAAGGCTAAACTATGAGCGTGAAACTGAAATCAGTTTTGGTGAAAAGAAGACGTTTGAGATCTATTTCAACTTTGGTGAGTGGGCTAAGATAGTAGGGATTCCTGACGGTCTAATAGAAAATTTAGCAATTGAGTTCACCATTACAAGGGGTGAAGAGTTCCCTAAGTATTTACTTATGAGGAGTGTTATATACTCCTACATGTGCATGCAAGACCACTTAGTGTGCTCAACACTCGTTGTTCCAACTACACCCCCAATATTTGAGGACCTCCCCCTCTTCGGTTACATGGTTGTACCCAACAGTAGGGTATTAGAGTACATTGCAGAAAAGCTAAATACCGTAGTGAACGGAAAAGTTAAGGGAAGGAGGAATAGGTTCTGTCAATCTTGTCTTTACAAGAGGATATGCCCAGAATGGACATAACTGATTTTTAACTCTTGCCTATATTTGCCTCTTTTTGCATTTACTAGAATGGACATAACGAACTTTTAACGATTTTAGTAGTTCAGAGCCACAGATATTTAATGAATGGACATAACTGATTTTCAACTAATTTCCCCCTCTCCTGCTTTTTCCTAGTAATCGCGGAGTTGACATAACGGACTTTTAACTTTAATATTGGTAGAGGCTTAACATAAACGGGTAGGCTAGATTGCAACAGTCTTGGATTATGGTAGAGGCTTAACATATTTTAACTCATGGAAGAGTTATGAAATGACAAAATGAATTTCCCAAATGCTGTAAACGAATGGGGAAAATCAACAAAAGATTTAACGCGTATACGGAAAAAAGCCTTTACTAGGATGGTGTTCAAAGATGTAGTTACTTAACATGTCCCTACCGCAGAAAAGCCTTTAAGAGAATGGAGGGAAAATCAACCAAAAGCGGATCTTTAACTTTAAGGCATTGATAATACAGAAACAGTGGGTGAATTCTCTGAGGTGGTTTAAGGCATTGAAATTAAAGGGCTGAAAAAGTTCTACTCAGCACTAAAGGTTGTATGAAAGGATGTAGTTAACGATATGAACGCATTACATACTTAAATGGCATGAAAGACAACAGAGGCCCTAGTATCTGGTATACCTCGCGTAGAGTCTTTATGGTATGAGATAATTTGTGGGTAATAAGATTAGAAGGGCTGGTACTGAGTGGAGTCTTTATGGCATGAAATTATTCTTAATGTCAATTTCTCGCTCACCTCTTCCATGTCTTTATGGCATGAAATGATTCTGGACAATGGGGGATAGTGACAAAAGGTATGACAATCTCAAATAGAGGTGGTATAATATAATGGGGAATGGTGAGATTTAAGTCCAGTACCTAGACCTATTGGATAAAAAGAGGTAATCTGATCCAGACTGATACTGAAGATTGGATCTAATATGTCCATTGGATAAAAAAGGAATAGTGACAAGAAAGAAAGAGTGAGAACAAATGGTAGTTGATATCTGGATAACAGTGAATAGTGACAAGCTAATTGCTCGAATCCTTACGACGTGAGGTAATACACAAATAATTTTTTGCCATAGCAAAATCTGTAATATTTTCACTTCTTCTCTTTTTGCCATAGGAGTCGTTACGAGATGAGAGGAGGACTCGGTTGATGAAAGAGCCGTTTTGACACTTTGGCTTTTAGTTGTTATGACATGAGAGAAGGCTCACTCAGAAATCTAACTCGTTAGTCCCATAAGTTGTTATAAAATGAAACGCTCAGAGTTATAGCAATAACCCTGGTATTCAACACGTTTTCTTCAAACAGATGAAAGGCAAGGAGTTTAGCCCTTCCTCTATAAAGTCACCAAAATTCATGGTTATGACAAGCCAAAAATTCCAGCAGAAACAATAAAAATGTAGTACCAGAATTAGTACTTTTCTTAATTTTCATGCTTTTGGCGAGAAAATAAAAATGTAGTACCAGAATTAGTGGTCATTATAACGAGAGAGATTATTCTAGCCGTGATGACACAAAAACACTACCTTACCAACTACTCCACAAATATCTACCCCAGTTGTGATACCACTAAAACCAATTCACGTATGTTTGCTCCATCTTTCGTTGTCATGCTACTAAAACACGGTACTAACAGCACCGTGACCATCGTATCCACCATACTTTCGTTGTCATGCCACTAAATCCAGGTTTTCATTGATAGGGAAGGTAACAGGCAGACTTTCGTTGTCATGTCACTAAATC includes:
- the cas2 gene encoding CRISPR-associated endonuclease Cas2, encoding MYVVVAYDISDEKIRGKVRRLLRRYGLSFISRSVYAGRLSWNRALLISERVAKYLEERDSVVIVPVQNVDISRALIIIKDKISKNELQVYVAGEDT